The following are encoded in a window of Paenibacillus polymyxa genomic DNA:
- a CDS encoding peptidase U32 family protein: MGTITKTRKYIGKRNRLDKPELLAPAGNLEKLKFAVHYGADAVYIGGQKYGLRSNADNFSFEEMREGVEFANKYGAKVLVATNIYAHNEDIAGIEEYLRNLYEAGIHAVIVADPAIVSVALRAVPGLEVHLSTQQSTLNWQAVKFWKNEGLPRVVLGRETSLEEIEEIKKHVDIEIEAFVHGAMCSSFSGRCVLSNHFTDRDSNRGGCCQSCRWKYDLFEDARPGEVWISEEEAQDSNALKQFQLGVNQLPLFEESDNAFSMGSKDLCMIENVPDLIDVGVDSFKVEGRMKSIHYVATVVNVYRQAIDSYMADPENYVLKPEWIEEINKAANRPLNTGFFYDTPDHEDHIYEPEEKAVPYDFAGLVMDYDAESGIATIQQRNHFKPGHEIEFFGPNGTFFKQTVGTIWDEEGNELDAARHPLQRIRMKVDQPVSYFDMMRKKK; this comes from the coding sequence ATGGGGACGATAACCAAAACGAGGAAATATATAGGTAAACGGAATCGTCTGGATAAGCCGGAGCTGTTGGCTCCTGCCGGAAATCTGGAAAAGCTGAAGTTTGCCGTTCACTATGGCGCGGATGCTGTATATATTGGTGGACAAAAATATGGTCTGCGTTCGAACGCCGATAATTTCAGTTTTGAAGAAATGCGCGAAGGTGTAGAATTTGCCAACAAGTACGGTGCTAAGGTGCTTGTGGCCACCAATATCTATGCCCACAATGAAGATATTGCCGGAATCGAGGAATACTTGCGCAATCTGTACGAGGCAGGAATTCATGCCGTTATTGTCGCTGACCCGGCTATTGTATCCGTGGCATTGCGTGCTGTTCCTGGATTGGAAGTGCATTTGAGCACACAGCAGTCCACGCTGAACTGGCAAGCGGTAAAGTTTTGGAAAAACGAGGGACTACCGCGTGTGGTACTGGGTCGTGAGACCAGTCTAGAGGAAATCGAAGAAATTAAAAAGCATGTGGACATCGAAATCGAAGCATTCGTCCATGGTGCAATGTGCTCTTCATTTTCTGGTCGCTGTGTGTTGTCCAATCACTTTACAGACCGTGATTCCAATCGTGGGGGATGTTGTCAGTCTTGCCGCTGGAAATACGATTTATTTGAGGATGCCCGCCCAGGTGAGGTTTGGATATCTGAGGAAGAGGCACAGGACAGCAATGCACTGAAACAGTTCCAACTCGGTGTTAACCAGCTTCCACTGTTTGAAGAGAGCGATAATGCTTTTTCTATGGGTTCCAAGGATCTGTGTATGATTGAAAATGTCCCTGATCTGATTGATGTAGGTGTAGACAGTTTTAAAGTAGAGGGACGTATGAAGTCTATCCACTATGTGGCTACGGTCGTGAATGTCTATCGTCAAGCGATTGATTCCTATATGGCTGATCCTGAAAATTATGTGCTCAAACCAGAATGGATTGAAGAAATTAACAAGGCAGCCAATCGCCCGCTGAATACAGGATTTTTCTACGATACACCGGATCATGAGGATCATATTTATGAGCCGGAAGAAAAAGCAGTCCCTTATGATTTTGCTGGACTGGTCATGGACTACGATGCCGAGAGTGGCATCGCAACTATTCAACAACGGAACCATTTTAAACCCGGTCATGAAATTGAATTTTTCGGCCCGAACGGAACATTTTTTAAACAAACGGTCGGAACGATCTGGGATGAGGAAGGCAACGAATTGGATGCTGCTCGTCACCCGCTTCAACGAATTAGAATGAAGGTAGATCAACCCGTATCGTATTTTGATATGATGCGTAAAAAGAAGTAA
- the ruvX gene encoding Holliday junction resolvase RuvX: MKVMGLDYGDRRIGVAVSDAFGWTAQGLEVIERRGDDSEFGKIANLVRDNEVGEVVVGLPKNMNGTVGPRGEICIEFANRLKELLGLPVHLWDERLTTRSAERALLEADVSRKKRKQVVDKLAASLILQNYLDAHSTR, encoded by the coding sequence ATGAAAGTAATGGGATTGGATTACGGGGATCGCCGAATTGGGGTCGCCGTAAGTGATGCCTTCGGCTGGACCGCCCAAGGATTGGAAGTCATAGAACGACGCGGTGACGACAGCGAGTTCGGTAAAATTGCAAATTTGGTTCGTGACAATGAGGTCGGCGAGGTTGTTGTAGGCTTGCCGAAAAACATGAACGGAACCGTGGGTCCACGCGGTGAGATTTGCATCGAGTTTGCGAACCGACTCAAGGAGTTACTGGGTTTACCCGTTCACCTTTGGGATGAACGGCTGACGACGCGTTCGGCGGAGCGTGCGCTTCTGGAGGCCGACGTCAGCCGAAAAAAACGCAAGCAGGTGGTAGATAAACTGGCCGCAAGCCTGATCTTGCAAAACTATTTGGACGCACACAGTACAAGGTGA
- a CDS encoding DUF1292 domain-containing protein, translating into MAENQVGMEEEPEIIYIADDEGNEEEFEVIMKFEVDGSEAKYMMVAPVDPEADESDVYAFRYEEEGDDIKLFVIQDDAEWEIVEETFNTFVEEEEDGK; encoded by the coding sequence ATGGCTGAAAATCAAGTGGGTATGGAAGAAGAGCCGGAAATTATTTATATTGCCGATGACGAGGGCAACGAGGAAGAGTTCGAGGTCATTATGAAGTTTGAGGTAGATGGTTCCGAAGCGAAGTACATGATGGTTGCGCCAGTGGACCCTGAAGCTGATGAGTCCGATGTGTACGCCTTCCGTTATGAGGAAGAAGGCGATGATATTAAATTGTTTGTGATCCAAGACGATGCCGAATGGGAAATCGTCGAAGAGACCTTTAATACATTTGTAGAGGAAGAGGAAGACGGGAAATGA
- the mltG gene encoding endolytic transglycosylase MltG: protein MFTLFLLLIIIAGGATLYIWNAMQPVQPQAQPVAFTVVQGTGTSAIADTLEQKGLIRNAFVFKAYVKFKQQGSAFQAGKYEAQPGATFDQLITKLSAGDVVKEEMIRFTIPEGFTIRQMADKLQKEGLADRQQFLQLANDPSAFDVALVRDIPKQAGLRYALEGYLFPETYELKKGSTAKDIIQVMLEQTQKRLETVSDLDAKLKQRDKTLHQLLTVASLVEREVVVEDERSVVAGVIYNRLKQGKKLEIDATVQYMLDKQKERLYYKDLAVKSPYNTYLHLGLPPGPIASPSLNSVIAALQPKATDYLFYVTKKDGTHEHLFAKTYKEHLHNIQVSNRKTN, encoded by the coding sequence ATGTTTACGTTGTTTCTACTGCTTATCATTATAGCAGGAGGGGCAACCCTCTATATTTGGAATGCCATGCAGCCTGTTCAGCCCCAAGCACAACCCGTTGCTTTTACGGTGGTGCAGGGAACAGGAACATCGGCAATTGCAGATACGCTGGAGCAGAAGGGACTTATACGTAATGCGTTCGTGTTTAAGGCTTATGTGAAATTCAAACAGCAAGGAAGCGCATTTCAGGCCGGAAAATATGAAGCGCAGCCTGGCGCAACCTTTGATCAGTTGATTACTAAGTTATCGGCCGGAGATGTTGTCAAAGAGGAAATGATTCGGTTTACAATCCCGGAAGGTTTTACGATTAGACAGATGGCTGATAAGCTGCAAAAGGAAGGATTGGCAGATCGGCAGCAATTTTTGCAGCTGGCCAACGATCCGTCCGCTTTTGACGTCGCGCTAGTGCGGGACATTCCAAAGCAGGCGGGGCTTCGCTATGCGCTGGAGGGCTATCTTTTTCCGGAAACCTATGAGCTGAAAAAGGGCAGTACGGCCAAAGATATTATACAGGTGATGCTAGAACAGACACAAAAGCGGCTGGAGACTGTTTCCGATTTGGATGCCAAGCTGAAACAGAGGGATAAAACGCTGCATCAACTGCTGACAGTTGCTTCTCTCGTAGAGCGCGAAGTGGTTGTGGAAGATGAGCGATCTGTAGTAGCTGGCGTCATTTATAACCGGCTCAAACAGGGGAAGAAGCTGGAAATTGATGCTACGGTTCAATATATGCTGGACAAGCAAAAAGAACGGCTGTATTACAAGGATTTGGCTGTGAAAAGCCCTTATAATACGTATTTGCATCTGGGACTTCCGCCAGGGCCGATTGCAAGTCCCAGTCTAAACTCAGTGATAGCGGCTTTACAGCCAAAAGCTACAGATTATTTATTCTATGTGACCAAAAAAGATGGGACACATGAACATTTGTTTGCCAAAACGTATAAAGAACATTTGCATAACATTCAGGTAAGTAACCGTAAGACAAATTAG
- a CDS encoding peptidase U32 family protein → MAYKPELLATASSPEDARHMLEAGATALLIGDDRFGMRLPGHFTPDQIREVVEEARKHTAQVYVSMTNLMTNELLPLLPEYVQALAGCGIDAIEFNDPAVLMAVKEYAPHLKLFWNGEMISTNFATANYWGEKGASRVILARELSMDEITEMIPKLNIEAQVQVHGMTNIYHSKRKLVQSYMLHQGRNVEGDLGRGRGLFLIEAERKEEKFPIYEDINGTHIMSSDDFCIMEDLHILMEAGVHSFKIEGLLKPTAYNEAVVRAYRKAIDTYTADPDAYAYDESWLDEVRRLQDPERELSFGFFYKEQVY, encoded by the coding sequence ATGGCTTACAAACCCGAACTACTGGCAACTGCCAGCTCTCCGGAGGATGCCCGCCATATGCTGGAGGCTGGAGCTACTGCATTACTTATTGGAGATGACCGCTTTGGAATGCGGCTGCCGGGACATTTTACCCCTGACCAAATCCGTGAAGTGGTGGAAGAGGCACGCAAGCATACGGCACAGGTATATGTATCCATGACGAATTTGATGACGAACGAGCTATTGCCGCTCCTTCCCGAATATGTGCAGGCCCTAGCTGGATGCGGCATTGATGCCATTGAGTTTAATGATCCCGCAGTGCTCATGGCCGTGAAGGAGTATGCTCCGCATCTTAAACTGTTCTGGAACGGTGAGATGATCTCCACCAACTTCGCAACCGCCAACTATTGGGGTGAAAAAGGGGCTTCTCGGGTCATTTTGGCTCGTGAGCTCAGTATGGATGAAATTACCGAAATGATACCAAAGTTGAACATAGAAGCACAGGTTCAGGTACATGGTATGACCAATATTTATCACTCCAAGCGTAAGCTTGTTCAAAGTTATATGCTGCATCAGGGACGTAATGTAGAAGGCGATTTGGGCAGAGGGCGCGGCTTGTTTCTGATTGAAGCAGAGCGGAAGGAAGAAAAGTTCCCCATCTACGAGGATATTAATGGGACACATATTATGAGTTCAGATGATTTTTGCATCATGGAGGACCTGCATATTCTAATGGAGGCGGGCGTGCATAGCTTTAAGATCGAGGGCTTATTGAAACCTACGGCTTACAATGAGGCGGTTGTTCGTGCTTATCGTAAAGCAATAGATACTTATACAGCTGACCCGGATGCTTATGCTTATGATGAAAGCTGGCTGGATGAAGTTCGCCGTCTTCAAGATCCAGAACGGGAACTTTCCTTCGGATTTTTCTATAAAGAGCAGGTTTATTAA
- a CDS encoding IreB family regulatory phosphoprotein codes for MDSMDKTVKFNVKADEKEASAQEILLTVYDALVEKEYNPINQIVGYLLSGDPAYVPRHNNARSLVRKKERDELIEELVRFYLAKHR; via the coding sequence ATGGATTCCATGGACAAAACGGTCAAATTTAATGTCAAGGCAGATGAGAAGGAAGCTTCTGCTCAGGAGATTTTGTTGACCGTATATGATGCGCTGGTGGAAAAAGAATACAATCCGATCAATCAAATCGTCGGCTATTTGCTATCCGGTGATCCGGCTTATGTGCCACGGCATAATAATGCCAGAAGCCTGGTACGTAAAAAAGAGCGCGATGAGTTGATTGAAGAATTGGTTCGTTTCTATCTCGCCAAGCACCGTTAG
- a CDS encoding DUF1292 domain-containing protein, whose product MTSYSREDLSWTSDLKETFDGDVELQDEQGHAIRMELEAEFKVGEQRYAVLRRPGAAVGEHELYHVSSSTDGEISITTIEDDDEWEDISELYDECTLPEEL is encoded by the coding sequence ATGACGAGCTATTCACGTGAAGACCTGAGTTGGACCTCTGATTTGAAGGAAACGTTCGACGGCGATGTAGAGTTACAGGATGAACAGGGCCATGCAATTCGCATGGAATTGGAAGCAGAGTTCAAGGTAGGTGAACAACGGTACGCTGTATTGCGTAGACCTGGGGCTGCTGTTGGCGAACATGAACTATACCATGTAAGCTCATCCACAGACGGCGAAATCTCCATCACCACCATTGAAGATGATGATGAGTGGGAAGATATTTCCGAACTGTACGATGAATGTACGTTGCCGGAAGAACTGTAA